One genomic window of Molothrus aeneus isolate 106 chromosome 22, BPBGC_Maene_1.0, whole genome shotgun sequence includes the following:
- the LOC136565599 gene encoding myristoylated alanine-rich C-kinase substrate-like, protein MGGVFGKNRRPCVFPRVVFRAKGRRAARVCCDAATWTGESHFHSARTRRTARRPEPPAATMVLEASGSEFGDEEGDSASSPRAQHSEASAPVAARDTRGAELSQQPEGKPRPELLEPQELTGEAQGPQNPQESSEAEAAQCPPGSSLSPEPRCGEQGVTPLTRTTVEVDVHASADHGEPGRAQAAAESELLRGAGQEAGGAGAAEDTCVGKALWEVSLQKAGDTTAALCPLEEPELPLRAAEAGEDVADGQGAAQEQGGQETEAPHDPQLGQGEIGAPEGVEGAAGGAGQDEEVAEESPACLPETQQQQEEEEIQISNEGEPEEH, encoded by the coding sequence atgggagGCGTTTTTGGGAAGAACAGGAGGCCCTGTGTGTTCCCCAGGGTGGTTTTCAGGGCCAAGGGCAGGAGGGCTGCCCGGGTGTGCTGCGATGCAGCCACGTGGACCGGGGAGAGCCATTTCCACTCCGCGCGCACCCGCAGGACCGCGAGGCGCCCCGAGCCCCCTGCTGCCACCATGGTGCTGGAAGCTTCTGGAAGTGAATTTGGAGACGAGGAAGGAGACTCAGCCTCCTCTCCAAGGGCACAGCACAGCGAGGCCTCAGCCCCTGTGGCTGCCAGAGACACACGAGGGgctgagctgtcccagcagcccGAAGGCAAACCtcgcccagagctgctggaaccCCAGGAACTCACAGGAGAGGCAcaaggaccccaaaatccccaggagagcagcgAGGCTGAGGCTGCTCAGTGTCCCCCTGGCAGCTCCTTGTCCCCTGAGCCCcgctgtggggagcagggggtgaCACCTCTCACGCGCACCACGGTGGAGGTTGATGTCCACGCGTCTGCTGACCATGGGGAGCCTGGCCgggctcaggctgctgcagaatctgagctgctgaggggtgcagggcaggaggctggcggtgctggtgctgcagaggaCACCTGTGTTGGGAAGGCTCtttgggaagtgtccctgcagAAGGCAGGTGACACCACGGCTGCTTTGTGTCCCCtggaggagccagagctgcccctgagggctgcagaggcaggagaggaCGTGGCAgatgggcagggagctgcacaggagcaggggggaCAAGAAACTGAAGCCCCACATGATCCCCAGCTGGGCCAAGGTGAGATTGGTGCTCCTGAAGGTGTGGAAGGAGCCGCTGGTGGGGCAGGGCAAGATGAAGAGGTGGCAGAGGAGAGCCCAGCCTGCCTGCCagaaacccagcagcagcaggaggaggaggaaattcAAATTAGCAATGAGGGAGAGCCAGAGGAGCACTGA